The Spirosoma oryzicola region TGCTTTTGACGGGAGTACCGTCTTGGCGCCTTCGCCGGTATAGCCGCCCCAGATTCCGTTTACGTCCAGCGTTGGTCGAATGGATGTACGCTCGTTGGTTGAATAACCGGCTTCACCCGCTACGTCGTTTACGTCCAGATCTTGCTTATAGTCTTCCAAATTAAACGGTGCTTTTGCCAGTTCAGCACGTTCAGCTTCGCTTAAATCGGCGACGTTATCATAAAAGCCAGGAATAGTAATACGGCCCGCTTCGTCGTGCAACGAGGCAATCATATCGCACAACACATTGATCGGATTGGCAACACCACCGCCATATACGCCCGAATGAAGGTCACGGTTTGGGCCCGTTACTTCAACTTCCACGTAAGACAGACCGCGCAAGCCTGTTTCTAGCGAAGGGGTATCGTTGGCAATAATGCTTGTGTCGGAGATCAGAATCACATCTGTTTTCAGCATATCCCGATGCTCAGCGACGAACGTACCTAAATGATCAGAGCCAACTTCTTCCTCTCCCTCGATCATTACTTTCACATTACAGGGCAATCCATCCGTAGCGATCATCGCTTCGATTGCCTTGACGTGCATGTAAAACTGCCCTTTATCGTCGCAGGCACCGCGCGCGTAGATGCGCTCGTTACGGATAGTCGGTTCAAACGGTGGTGACTGCCAAAGTTCATACGGATCGGCGGGCTGAACGTCATAGTGGCCGTACACCAGGACTGTCGGCAAGGCAGGATCCACGATTTTCTCCGCATAAACGACCGGGTGGCCAGGTGTTTCGTACAAACTGGCGTTATCCAGACCGGCTGCCGCTAGTTTATCTCTAACAAATTCGGCGGCTCGCCGAACGTCTCCTTTAAATTTTGAGTCAGCCGAGACAGAAGGAATACGGAGCAACTCCAGGAGTTCATCCAGAAAGCGCTGTTTATTGGCGTCAAGATAAGTAGTCATAGTATTATGTATGATAAACAGCTGTTTATCTTAAATCATATTTTCTATAGCACACAGAAAAAGTTCGCCCCGAAGTTAAGCACATTTCGTGCAACGTCGGGGCGTTCAGTATCAACAATAAATAGGTTTCTTATTCTCCGCGCTTTTTCCGTAGCCGAATAAGCACGGTACGGTTTTCCTGACCGCGCATCAGACGCCCGATGTTTTTCTGATGAGTAAGCACAACCATCAAAAACACAACAAAGCCAAAGACGATGAGTAAAGGACTTTCTTTTTCACCAAAAACGCGAAGCAGTAATAAGACGGGAAACGCCAGAGCGGCTAAAATAGAACCTAATGATACGTATTGAGAGGCAATTACTACCAGCAGAAAAATACCGATGCAGAGGAGGGCCATTTCGGGATGAATAGCAAGGACCATTCCCAGTAATGAGGCTACACCTTTTCCGCCCTTAAAACCGGCAAATATTGGATAGAGGTGACCGATTACCGCCACTAAGCCAAATACAATCTCGAAGGTCATTATCTCGTTCTGGGTAATCACATCGAGATACCAGAGCAGATTAGCCATGATGGCGGCCGTGTATCCTTTCAATACATCGACCAGCATGACGATTGTACCAGCCCGCTTTCCCAGCACTCGGAATGTGTTTGTGGCACCAGCGTTGCCGCTACCATGCTGGCGAACATCAACACCGAAGAAACCCAGTCCATACCAAACGGCGGTCGGAATAGAACCAAGCAAATACGCTACTACTGTGGTAATACTAATAAATAAAACGTTCATTAACGCAGATTTAGTAAACGATTGTTAGCAAAGCGGATAAGCGACAAGTAGTACGAACGGCGGAATTACGGAATGTAACCTCAAAATTAGGTCATTGTTACGGAATCAACAACTTTATATGCTTTGTAACAATTTAACCGCTCAATAAATTTCTAAATGGCCCTATTTTCCACCGACTATCACTTCCCGTAAGCTTCCTTCAGTGAGATACTTGACGGCGGTTTCCATAATCTCGTCCGGAGTTACGGCTCGTAGTCGTTCAATGTATTTTGTCAAGAAATCAGCGGGCATACCGTCTAATAAAATCACTTTGTAACGATCAGCGATTTCAAAGGGTGTGTTCAATGAACCGACAAACTCACCGGCCATGAAGTTTTTTACGGTCTCCAATTCGGTTTGCGACACAGGTTCGGTTTGCAGAATCCGGATTTCCTTTTGAATCTCGTCCAGTGTCTGCTGCGTATTTTCTTTATTGACGTCCGTTCCAATCAGGAAATAACCGTCGTGCCGAAAGGATGGCATATTCGACGAGATTCCGTAGGTGAATCCTTTTTCCTCCCGGATGTTTTTCATCAGCCGTGAACCGAAATACCCTCCCAGCAATTCGTTGGTGACGAGCATTTTGAAAAAGTCAGGATGCGACCGGGTAAATAACCGACGGCCCAGCCGGATCGACGACTGAACGCTATCTGCTTTCTCGGCTAGGACTGGCTGACCATCCTCCGTGCTTAACCCAGCAACGACTGGCGGAAGGCTTTTCTCCTGAATTGGCAACTGCCCAAGCTCCCGATTGATTAACAGTATTTCGTTTTCTGACGCCTGGCCAGCCAGCAGAATCTGGTAAGGCCGGTTATGAATAACACGATCGTAAAACGCAACGATATCTTTTTGGGTAAGCTGCTCAATCGAGTCAGGACGCTGGCTACGACCATAGGGATGCTGCGGTCCGAACAGTTTTTCCCGAAACAGTACTCCGGCTAGATAAGCATTCTTCTCGTAATTGACCCGTAGATTCTGTAGCGTGATGTTTCGCAGATCGTCCAGTTCTTTCTGCGGAAACGTAGGCTCTGTCAGCAATTGACGCAGAATAGGCAATATGTTGGGCAGAAACTTGGTCAGGCAGTAGACGACAACGCTGGCTCTATCAGGCCCGCTGTTTAGTTCCAGGAAGGCACCATAGCGATCGAAGTATTCGCTGATTTGGGCAGATGAGCGATCGAGCGTTCCTTCCGATAACATTTTCAGCGTAAAAAAAGAGGTACCTGGCACTTCTTCGTACCAAGTACCGGCTTCGATAATGCACTCTATCCGAATAACGGGCTGTTGAGGAACTTCAATTAAATGGAGTGGAATACCATTATCAAGAATGTGCGTTTGAACGGATGGAAGGCGCACTTCCTGAATAGCCTGAAAGGCGGGTGACTGCGTTCTGTCAAGTACCATTTACTACCTATTGATAAAGAAAATGGCATCTCAGCTCGAAATGCCATTTCACGTAATGATTTGCGTTAAGATTGGTTTACCCATCGCAGTTCTTTACAAACGACCGGGCTTACCAATTAATAATTTGTATCGTCGCCCGCTGAGTCGTTATCATTATCAGCTCCCACGGCATTCGATCCGTTGAAGTTGAAAAGCAATGAAATACGGAACGTGTTGGCTAACGGACTTCCTTGTTTTACAGGTAGAAGATAGGAGAAATCAACCCCGAATCGCTCTTGCAGGCGCAGACCAATACCCGTTGTAAAATACTTGCGTCCTCCTTTAATATTTGATTCGCCGAAATAACCAGCCCGAACCGCAAACTGATCATTATACCAGTATTCAACACCCGTTGAAACCGTGAACTCTTTTAGCTCTTCGCTCAGACCACCGGGAGCATCGGCAAACGAACCAAATACAGCGCTAAAGTAATTCCGGTTGGGGTCTTTGCCGCGCGAAATCTGATACTGAGTCGGGCTAGTTCCCGCTACTGGGATCGGGTTGCCATTCGCATCCCGTGCGTATTCCGGTGGCGTAGGCACCATTAGTTTATTGACATCGAAGACAAAATTGAACTTGTTATACTGGTCAGCATAATAAGTCAGTGCCGTTCCCAAACGTAGATTTGTTGGAATAAAGTACTGCTCCTGGCCACCATAGTTGATACGACCACCCAGGTTGGAAAGCATACCCCCAAACGCCCAACCGATACCTCTACCCGTAGCATTGTCACGCGCTTCATTCCGATAAAATGCGCTAATGTCTGCCGCAGCGGTAGCACCTGGCTTCAAACCAGGGTTAGACGAACCCGATGCCAGGTTAGAATTCAAATATTTCAGATCAACGCCAAGCGAGAAATTTTGCGAAAGACGCTGTGAGAACGTAGCCGTAACGGCGTATTCTCGCGAGTTGAACGTACCCGCAGCTACACCCGTTGCGGTTGTAAAATTGACCGTTCCTAAATCGAAGTACATTAAAGAACCACCGATAACGGAATTTTTACCAATTTTTGAGTAGCCTGTCAAATAAGTGTAGTACATGTCTCCGATCAGGTCGCGGAGCCAGGGCGTATACGAAATGGATGCCCCCTTCGATTGCTTGGCGAAAACCAGTTTGGAAGGATTCCAGAAGATAGCATTCGCATCGGCATCACCCAATGCCACCCCAGCTTCACCCAATGCACCCGAACGAGCATCTGGCGTGAAATTAAGGAATGGAACTGCCGATGTAGGGATACTTAACTGTCCTGACAGAAGGTTTACCTGGGAAAAAGCGACGACGGGAAAGAAACTGCAAACGCCGAGAATAACACGGAAAAAGTTACGCTTCATACAAAGTGTGTTGGTCAACAACAGCGACTGGTTAAGTGAATAGGACAGTCCTGAACGGTCAAAATTACAACGATTCGTTGGATTAGAAAAAGCAGGTTACTAGAACCACAAAATCATTTCGATAAAATTAGTCGACTACTGCCACCAGTCACTGACCCATCGGCCGCTGACTGTATACGTAATCTGACTATATACAACCCATTTGGTACGGATTGGCCTGAATCAGTCGACCCATACCACGTCCCAATATCGAGCTTAGTTGGACAATCACTGCACTGGCCTGTTCGTTGATTTAGTAAACGGCCATTTTGATCGACTATTTGCCAAGTCCAGTCGAGTGGTTCACCACCTCGATTGTGTTCGACACTTATTGTTGAGTACGTCGTTACGGGGTTCGGACTAGCTTGTAAGCCCCGAAGGGCTAATGCTGGCTTACCCGAGACTACTATGCTCAACGTGCCTTCTGTTGAATTATTGTTTATATCCCACGCTTTTACCCGGACAATATACGCTCCAGGAGTAACATCCAGGAAGGTATAAACAGCCTGCCCCTGTCGACCATCACCACTGGTCGAAACATACGCGTCGTTAAGCACAACAGGCGATTGATCCCCAAGCCGAATAGTCAATTCATGGCCCAAACCAGCCCGTGCCGTATTGATTCCCTGATTATCCTGCAAGCTAATGCGAACCGTTACGTCTGGTCCAGCCACGTGAACCTGCTCCCCATCCAAGGCTCCTCCTTCAACGTGTAGCTGAACAAGGGGCGGTTGGGTGTCCAGACTATCGACTACCAGGCTTCCCCCTACCCGTAAGCTATCGTAGCTGCCAACGGCGTCAAGCAAGCTATCGGACCGGACAGCATACGCATATAACTTAGCCGTTCCCACCGTGTACGAAATATCTTTAGGCATCACGAAACGAACGGCAAACTGACCATTTTTTACGGCTACCTGTCCCGCAAACAGTGTACTTGTGTACGCTTTGAAATTCATCTTAGCGCTTTCGGTACCGAGTGTCGTTTGCGTGGTTGCTTTGTCATAGAGCGTAAGCTGTAGCGTTCCCGTAAAATTATTTAGGCGCCCCCCTCCCTGTTGAATTTCACCTGATAATTCAACGGTTTCCAACGCGCGTAGTGTGTCGGCATGATCAGCGGTAACAGTTCGTCCATTAACCTTAGTGAGCATGACCTGAGCCTGGGGGTACGCCAAACGCATGGACGGATCGCCCAATAAGGCAAAGTTGCGGTTGACAGGGCCGACCAGACTATCATTTTTTGTCAGCCTCATCACATCCCCTAATCGGGACATCTGACCATTGATCGGCGTAAAAACGAATTTGTAAAACGCCTTATTCAGAACAAGGTTCGTATTGGCATACACAGGTCGCGTTGTGGTTAACAGGCCAATTGCTCCACCCAACCGACTTAGCAGCGCTAATTCTGCCCCGGAGTTACTGGCCGGATCATCGTAGCGACCAAATTGGCAGGTAGCGGTCACAAATAAGGGAAGGCGACGGTTTTTCCACGACAAAATATCCTGAAGCGTTACAACCTGTTCATCCGCCAATGTCTCTACGCCACCATGACCGCTATAGTTGATGATCAATCGACCATCAGCAACGGCCCGATTGATTAGCTGGTTAACAATTGGCGATTTTTGTCCACTGGCCGTAGTCTCTTGCGGATACGCATCCAAAAACACGCGTTCCGGTCGGTATGAAGGAGCATTAGTTTCCGTCATGGTCGCTAATGAATTAGCATCCTGCTGATGGATGTTGTAATCACCATCGTCAGCAACGAACATAACCCGTGTTTGCCAGTCACCAGCCAGCGAAGGATCGGAGCTATAACGAATCAGCTTATCCACCACCGTTTTAGCCTCATCAGTCGACTTGACAGGCAAGCGTCCAACGCCAATGTCCATTTTGTAGTCACCTGCGTTTGTTTCAGGCCATTCGCCTTCGTTACGATCCATAAACCCAAAATAGTCGTCGGATGAGTAGCTCAGGACGGGGTGTAACGATTCGTTACTTTCGTAGACCGGCACGGTATTAGCAAGCTGACTAGCGCTGAGTAGCCGGTTTATGTTCCGATAATCGTACGTAGCATCACCAAAGAGCAACAAATAGCGCAGTTGACCGGGCGTTTTTCGGTAAAAATAGCGCACCATATCCCGAATAGCTGTCGGGTCAGGTTTTCCAGAGCCAAACTCATTATAAACCTGTTGCGTTGTGACAACCTGCACCGTCAACTGATCGTGTTCACGCCGAAACGTGGCTAATCGCTCGGCTTCGGCTCGCCATGCAGCTGATGTAACAATTAATAGATTGGGCGTAGTTAAGCTGGCAATATTTTGATTGGCAACTGAAGCCAGAGAAACCGGCGTTTTTAGCTGATTATCGGTGAATAAATAATAATCAGCGCGGTTTGCCGATACCCATCTTGCCTCGGATGCTGGCGACAGCGAGTAAGACTGACTAACTGGAACAAGTGGACTGTCTAAATTCCATACTCGTAACGTAGCTGCTGCCTGTCGAACAGCACACTGGCCAGAATCCAACTGCCGCACCCAAGTTGGCTGATCGTACTGCCGAAGCTCTCGTCGGACCTGAATGCCAATATAATTCAGATAGCCCAGTACTGAGATTGCTCTATTTTTCTGAAACGAAATCGTTACGCGTAAGGGATTTGCAACTGTCGCCGGTTTGACAGAAAAGGTATCCGTTCGGAGAATGCCCTGGTAGTCGTACTCATAGCCAGAAATGCTCGACATCAGTTGTGTCCCAACAAACTGATCGTTTAATCGCACGCGAAATTGCGTGGTAGCCGAAGCCCCGGCTACTACAGACGAGGTAATCCGAACTGGTGCACTCGCTACAATACCAGGAACATCGAAAGGAATTGTCTTAGTGGTATCGTTCGTCATGATCTCACCTAACCATTCGCGTCCTGAGCGCACAGAGGGTATTTTTACCAAATCCTGCTCATGAAACTGATAATCATCGAATGTCGTAACCGTGGCCGTACTGCTCAATGCGCCGGCTGGACGTTCAGCAATGCGTAAGCCCTGACCGCCACCGACGGTTAGGAAGTAGAACGTTGTATCGGTGTAGGGATTAATCTGGTGTTTGAAGCGTCGGGCAAGCGAGTCATACCGAACGACATGTGGACTTTGCCCAAAAAATAACAAAGCATCTCCCGCGTCAAATCGTCCATCGGCTTCGCCATTCACGAGTATGGCATTTTCTAGAAGATCAGATGCACGTTGGGCAGCATTTGGCTGGGGCAATACCGCGCCACCGTTTCCATACAGCCTTAACGTACGGGGATCAGCGCTAGCGAAGGCAGGATTTATGCGGGCTAATGTTGCCTGATCTAACCGGTAAACGCCGGATTCTACAACGCCAATCTTGATCCAGGTTCCTTCCTTCAGAACCGACTGAGCGTGAACGTTCGGCAAACTAGCAATCGATAGCCAGACCGTTAGACTAATGATCCACTTAACCGAGTTTGTACAAGACTCTCGTGTACCATTTACCCAATAAGTATCGATCGTGAACCGCTTAGTATTGTTCCACCCATGCATGAGCTAAAATTGCGTATGACTTTCCTGTCGATACTTCTTTACAAACGATACGAGTTCGACGTAACGTGCCCCGCACAAAGGTCTTTTTATCAAATTGAAACGATTCTCCCTCCGGCACATCGCGTAACAGCGTTCGATTGTGGCTAATGCCGCTCAGGGATACCTTATCGACTTTGCGCAAAGCAGTCATTAGAGCCGGGTTTGCATATGTAGTAGCGGCTGGCCTGATCATGTATCGTTGAAGTGGATAAAGAATATCCACGGGAAAGACAGCTTCGGTCATGAGCGGTTGTATAAGCCGCTGAAAAGCTATCTGCCAAGCTTTCCCGTGTGGTTGAACCCGCCTTCGGTAGGCACGATTTACCTCAGCATGAGCCACCTCATGGACATACGTAATCAGGAAAGCGTACGAATTCAAGTCTGCGTTTACCGTAATCTGCGTTTTGCCATCAGGAAAAACGCGAAAATCACCCAGACGAGTCCGGCGTGGTTTTACCACTCGAAAATCGAACTTGTATTGCTGCCACAGCTGGCGACAGTAGCCATCTGTTCCTAGCGGAAAATAGGTAGTAAAAACGTCGGACAAGGTCAAAATGAAAAAAGCCTTATAAAAATAAGGCTTTTTAATTCGATAAGGAAGTCAACGAATTACTTCGCGCTGTCACTAGCCATTGTCGAAGCTGAATCCGTCGTCATAGACGAATCGGTAGCCATCGTGGTCGTGTCAGTCGACATCGTAGAGGTAGACTCAGTTGTAGTTTCTTCCGTTTTTGGTTTGCTTTGGCAAGCAGCGAAAGTTAACATGCTGCCTACAAATAAGAGAGCGAATACTTTTTTCATTGTCCTTGAATGATCTTTGAGATTTGCACTGCAAATATACTTTTTTTCTTAGTAATGCAAACTTTACTCTTCTTAGAATCTCTCAGCGGGAAGAAACCGAAGAAAAGTCCAATTGTCAATTATACATTTCAAAGACTTGTGTGAATAAGCAACGGACTTAAACCTTCTCTTTCTCTCGCTGTGAACGTAGCCGGATCTTATCATACATGCCGGTACTACGAAACGTAAGCAGTTTATGACCAAAATAATTTGCCATGAAGCTCATGCCCATGCCGACAACGTGAGAGCCTTTCTCACGCCAAAGCTCGGGGGCCTTCGGAAACAAAGGATTGGCAAACCACTCCAAGGTGTATTTAGACACGTACACCTGGACGACAAGCGCTACCAAAGCAATAAATAAAAACTTTACAATTTCGCGGCCCGTATTGCCGGTCTTAGCTGCCGAGAAAGCAAAAAGCTTTGTGGGGATAAACGTTAGAACGGTAGCAGTAAGATAGCCCCAGAGAACACTCGTCGCGTAGTCGAAGTAATTACGGTAAAAAATCTGGCTTATAAAGTTGATGGACGCTCCGAGCAAAGCCGTCAGAAAGAACGAAAAAATATTCTTGAATTCTGTAGGTTTCGGCTGTTCTATACTGCTCACGTTCACGTTCTGGCCAGGAAAAAGACAGTTGATTTGTCTGGTGATTTATCGTTAAAAGTACGACTTTGACGCCAAACGTGGTCCAAAGCGAACGCTTTTACTTAGGCTATGGGATTAAATAGTTGGTTACTAGTTAGAAAAGACCTTCTAACAAACCTGGAGCAATTCCCAGCCCAATTGTTAAAATAGTGGCTGCGAGTAGCACGTATTGGTAAAATGGAGCTACCCGAATCGGCTCAGTCGCGCCCTCCCGGAAGTACATGGCAATGATAACCCGGAAGTAATAGTAAATACCAACGGCAGACATCAACACCGCTACTACCAATAACCAGATTTGTCCTCTTTCAACGGCTGTTGAGAACATATAAAATTTCCCCCAAAAACCGGCAGTTAATGGAATACCCGCCAGCGACAGCATTGAAACAGCCATTGCAAAGCCCAAGAGCGGATTTTGACGAGCGAGCCCATTGAATGCGTCAAAGTTTTCGCTCGTTACACCCTCACCCGAAAACGTCTGTGTGCTGCGCTGTTGAGCAACCAGCAGTAGAACGCCAAACGCCGAGATGGTAGCCACTGAGTAAGCCAGCGAGTAAAACACGATAGCCTGTTTAGTTTGTGTGCCTAAAGCCGCTAAGCCCAGCAACAGATACCCCGCATGCGAGATGCTCGAATACGACATCATGCGCTTAAAGCTGTTCTGGTAGACGGCTGTTATGTTGCCCGCAACCAGCGTTATAGCCGTGATGATTGCCAAAATGGTCCACCAGAAAGAGTAAACACCGACAAACGACACGGACAACAGCCGGAAAAGAGCGGCAAAACCTGCCGTCTTAACAACGGTTGACATAAACGCAGTGAAAATGGTAGGTGCGCCGTCGTACACATCGGGCGTCCAGAAATGGAACGGTGCAGCCGAAACTTTAAACAACAGGCCGATCAAGAGCATGAGCAGCCCCACGTACAGCAGCAAAGAAAGACCCATCTGCGCGTTAGCCGCGTAACCTCGGATACCAGCTAAGGTAAACGAACCAGTTGCTCCGTATAACAGCGCAATGCCAAACAGCAGGATACCCGTTGTAAATGCACCCATCAGGAAGTACTTCAGCGCGGCTTCGTTGGAACGCAGGTTGCGCTTGTCACTACCGGTAAGCACGTACATGGCAACAGATAAAATCTCGACACCGACAAACAGCATGATCAGGTTTTCGAACCCAACCATCATGATCGCACCAACCAGCGAAAACAATATAATACTGTAATATTCAGCCGGTTGCGCTGACTCATCATCCATAAATTTGCTTGACAGAGCTACCACCATAAAGGCTGACCCGAGTATAATGGCCGTTAAGACCATAGTCAGGTTGTTGGTCCGTAGCATGTCGTTGAAGTACAGGTATGTCTTGTTCCAATCAAGGAAGTTAACGACTAACGCCAGCGACAGGAAGAGCAGCGTTGCAGGTAATAGCACCGTCTTTGACTTAAGAAAGCCAAGGAACAGAAGTACAATGCCAAAAACCGATAACAGAACGATGGGAAGCATATTTGTCTGATTTTCCGTTTTCAGTTGACCAGTGCGTACTGTGAGGCATTACCTGATTAACCGAAAGCTTTTCTGTGTTTATTTCAAGGAAACCGCCGTTGTACCGATGTACTTCATCAGATTAGCGACAGCCGGTTCAGTTACTTTTAAAAACGTATGAGGATAAATGCCAATCCAGAATACCATGACGACAAGGGGGATAAACACCCAGCTTTCGGAGCTAGTCAAGTCGGCAAATGATTCGGTACGGGAAGAGGTTGGACCAAACATGCTTTTCTGGAACATCCGCAGCATATATACCGCACCAAAAATAATGGTAAACCCTGCGGCTAGACCCAGGTAGTGGTTATACGTGAAGACACCGTGCAGCAACAGGAACTCGCCCACAAAGCCATTGGTCAGCGGTAGGGCAACGGAGCCAAGCAGCATAACCATGAAGAAAACGGTCAGCTTCGGCGTTGTGCGGGTAATACCTCCCAGTTGATCGAGCTGACGGGTATTGGTCCGTGAGAAGATCACGTCAGCCACGAAGAACATACCGACAACATTGATGCCGTGCGCCAACATTTGCACCAGAGCCCCCTGCATACCGGTTTCGGTCTGCGAAAAAACACCAGCCGCCATTAGTCCCACGTGTGAGAACGACGAATAAGCAATCAGTCGTTTCATATCTCGCTGACGAATGGCAATGATCGATCCGTAAAGAATGCCGATTACCGATAGGATAATTGCTGTTTTCCCCCAGGTTTCGACACCGAGTGGTACCACAGGAAGGATGAATCGGATTAGACCATATACCCCCATCTTGAGCATAATACCGGCTAGCAGCATTGTTGCTGGAGTTGGCGACTCGACATACGTATCAGGCTGCCACGTATGAAAGGGGAAAATGGGCATCTTAATGGCAAACGCAATAAAGAACGCCCAGAATACCCAGTTTTGCGCTTCGGGCGTCAGCTTAAGCTTGTAAAAGTCTACGATAGCCGAAGAGTGAGGAGCGGTAGCCGTTGCGGGTGTTTGGTAATACAGGTACACCAGCGCAAGCAGCATGAATAAGCTACCAAAAATCGTGTAGACAAAGAATTTGAAGGTAACAGGAATACGGTTTTCTCCGCCCCACATCGCGGCCAGAAAATAGATCGGAATTAGGGCTGCTTCAAAAAACAGGTAGAACAGGAAGCCGTCGCGGGCGGTAAACACACCCACCAAAGCAGCCTGCATATAAAGCATCAGAGCGTAAAATAAATTAGGCCGCTCATAGCTCCGGTCAAACGTAGAAAGTACAATAAATGGTACGATCAAGCCAGTCAATAACACCAGCAGGACACTGATTCCATCGATACCGGCGCTAAACCGAATACCTAACGAACCAATCCAGGGATAATCGAATCCAAACTGTGAGGTAGAATCCGGCTGGAACCTTGAGAAAGCAAAGCCTGCTACTGCTAATTCAATCAATGCAGCAACCAACGCTACTTGTTTTACCCGCTCTCCCTGAAGCAACAAAATCAACGTAGCAGCGACGACCGGGAAAAGAATCAGGAATAGTGTAAGCATATAATGAGTGTCGATGGGCGATTACGAGTACTCGTAATTCGTTGTAGCTAACTAAAACCGAATGAAAAACCGCAGCGCAAAAATGGCGGCAATGCTTAACACCATGGCGAACACGTAGAAACTGATGGAGCCATTCTGGAGAAGCCGAAGTTGGGCTGAACTCTGACGAACCAGCCAGGCAACCCCATTGACAATACCGTCAATAAGTCCTTCACCGAAGCTGTAGAGGGCATCTCCCAGACCACGAATGGGCCGTACAATAATCGTTTCGTACAGTTCGTCTACGTAGTATTTATTGTACACAACCTGTTCAGGCAAAGAGCGTTCTGCACTATCAGGAGCAGGAACCGCCCCACGGCTGATGTAGGTGACGTATGCGATCACCAAAGCGAGTAAAGCAACACCTGCCGAAACCGCCATCAGGATATATTCGGTACTATGCTCGATTGTCGATTCGGCAAATGCTTCTGGATTTACCTGACGCGACCCTTCAAACAGCGGAGCCATGAAATCACCAAGCCAGCCCGAACCCGGCAGGTTCAAACCACCGCCAATGGCCGATAAAATAGCCAGAACAACTAGCGGAGCAGTCA contains the following coding sequences:
- a CDS encoding dipeptidase — protein: MTTYLDANKQRFLDELLELLRIPSVSADSKFKGDVRRAAEFVRDKLAAAGLDNASLYETPGHPVVYAEKIVDPALPTVLVYGHYDVQPADPYELWQSPPFEPTIRNERIYARGACDDKGQFYMHVKAIEAMIATDGLPCNVKVMIEGEEEVGSDHLGTFVAEHRDMLKTDVILISDTSIIANDTPSLETGLRGLSYVEVEVTGPNRDLHSGVYGGGVANPINVLCDMIASLHDEAGRITIPGFYDNVADLSEAERAELAKAPFNLEDYKQDLDVNDVAGEAGYSTNERTSIRPTLDVNGIWGGYTGEGAKTVLPSKAFAKISMRLVPNQTPDEITELFTKHFTAIAPASVKVKVTPHHGGLPYVTPVDSVEFEAASKAFEDAWGKKPIPTRGGGSIPIVALFERELGVKSILMGFGLDSDALHSPNESYGLFNFYKGIETIPYFYKNYAELKR
- a CDS encoding M16 family metallopeptidase → MVLDRTQSPAFQAIQEVRLPSVQTHILDNGIPLHLIEVPQQPVIRIECIIEAGTWYEEVPGTSFFTLKMLSEGTLDRSSAQISEYFDRYGAFLELNSGPDRASVVVYCLTKFLPNILPILRQLLTEPTFPQKELDDLRNITLQNLRVNYEKNAYLAGVLFREKLFGPQHPYGRSQRPDSIEQLTQKDIVAFYDRVIHNRPYQILLAGQASENEILLINRELGQLPIQEKSLPPVVAGLSTEDGQPVLAEKADSVQSSIRLGRRLFTRSHPDFFKMLVTNELLGGYFGSRLMKNIREEKGFTYGISSNMPSFRHDGYFLIGTDVNKENTQQTLDEIQKEIRILQTEPVSQTELETVKNFMAGEFVGSLNTPFEIADRYKVILLDGMPADFLTKYIERLRAVTPDEIMETAVKYLTEGSLREVIVGGK
- the porV gene encoding type IX secretion system outer membrane channel protein PorV is translated as MKRNFFRVILGVCSFFPVVAFSQVNLLSGQLSIPTSAVPFLNFTPDARSGALGEAGVALGDADANAIFWNPSKLVFAKQSKGASISYTPWLRDLIGDMYYTYLTGYSKIGKNSVIGGSLMYFDLGTVNFTTATGVAAGTFNSREYAVTATFSQRLSQNFSLGVDLKYLNSNLASGSSNPGLKPGATAAADISAFYRNEARDNATGRGIGWAFGGMLSNLGGRINYGGQEQYFIPTNLRLGTALTYYADQYNKFNFVFDVNKLMVPTPPEYARDANGNPIPVAGTSPTQYQISRGKDPNRNYFSAVFGSFADAPGGLSEELKEFTVSTGVEYWYNDQFAVRAGYFGESNIKGGRKYFTTGIGLRLQERFGVDFSYLLPVKQGSPLANTFRISLLFNFNGSNAVGADNDNDSAGDDTNY
- the plsY gene encoding glycerol-3-phosphate 1-O-acyltransferase PlsY; amino-acid sequence: MNVLFISITTVVAYLLGSIPTAVWYGLGFFGVDVRQHGSGNAGATNTFRVLGKRAGTIVMLVDVLKGYTAAIMANLLWYLDVITQNEIMTFEIVFGLVAVIGHLYPIFAGFKGGKGVASLLGMVLAIHPEMALLCIGIFLLVVIASQYVSLGSILAALAFPVLLLLRVFGEKESPLLIVFGFVVFLMVVLTHQKNIGRLMRGQENRTVLIRLRKKRGE